The segment CGCGACCCGTGGTGCATTCCCCACCGCTTCGAAGGTCACGAACGAATAGGTGCGCTGCTTGGGCACGTAGTTCGTGGCTTCTTCATAGGCCATATAGTGCGCGGCTGCATCGGCGAGCGACCATTCCGAGGCGTCCAGCTCGGACGAAGGGCCGTCGGTCGCGCTGGCACGCACCAACTGATCCGCCGCCGAGCCCGTTGGTAGCATCCGCCCATTGGCGATGCGAAGCCCCGCTTCTTTCGCCGTTCGGCTCGGGAATGCCACTTGGATGCGCCGATCGTTGGCGACCACGAAGGCCAGCGCGTCCTCCGACGCCTTGATCCACTGCGACGCGACGCAGTGCTGGGACGCATCAAACCGAACACTGAGATCCTGCACGGCCGTCACCGTGAACGCGCGATCGTCGATACAGGGCTTCAATACGGAATATGGCACTAGGCACTCCGACGCGAACGCGTCACAAGCCACCTCTTCGACCGGACGACGGCGGGACGACAGAAGCTGTGCATCGTCTGCAGACGGGGCTTGTCCGTGCACGGATGGCAGCTTCAGCACATGGTGAGCGATTTCATGCAGCACCGTGAACCGCTGGCGCTGCGTGGGCTCGTTGGCGTTGATCCAGATGTACCGCTGGCCGCGCCGCTCGACTGTGC is part of the Luteibacter pinisoli genome and harbors:
- a CDS encoding ImmA/IrrE family metallo-endopeptidase, with protein sequence MDENTAIVRARDFLKRHGVTDIPIDVMTLAAAEGFQVLHKDLPDGESGSTVERRGQRYIWINANEPTQRQRFTVLHEIAHHVLKLPSVHGQAPSADDAQLLSSRRRPVEEVACDAFASECLVPYSVLKPCIDDRAFTVTAVQDLSVRFDASQHCVASQWIKASEDALAFVVANDRRIQVAFPSRTAKEAGLRIANGRMLPTGSAADQLVRASATDGPSSELDASEWSLADAAAHYMAYEEATNYVPKQRTYSFVTFEAVGNAPRVAVHAARDDDDDLLAPLTGELSWKPKR